The following proteins come from a genomic window of Carassius auratus strain Wakin chromosome 18, ASM336829v1, whole genome shotgun sequence:
- the cracr2aa gene encoding ras and EF-hand domain-containing protein homolog isoform X1: MQTQTHTHMDGMASFSSTCGSKVDRASRLRGEDRQGTHSDSDCSAVLEKTREFFQICDIEGKGFITRRDMQRLNGELPLCAEELENVFDTLDADGNGYLTLEEFSSGFSEFMFGPSVVSVDPHTDEEPVLAKTPEVLYESQWEERNSRGDDDEEQHFCMLMENLGASNIFEEPREVRSLWVQLRRDEPHLLSNFEEFLARVTYQIKEANQEKKEMETALKRKVATHDDEIQRLYEEMEQQIKNEKERILLADSERFLSRSQDMEHQLSAKEKELEMLSNKQKRLERQCRELHSEQQETAVENVKLKKCNEDLSRELDNTTQELSLAQEQLMLLQEMSSRLHEEREMEIYRVTESLQRERASLLKQLDLLREMNKHLRDERDMCYQKPNTSVAKLSWKQRPGSITLKQSERKHSFKSDEDEEVLPQSKWKNVIGVNGHSMDLEDMVDGRPPSEQQLRKIISIEEDHLPQVLQQGYQAHLRDWSKELEEGMDVRMSNVYPTTSTPNPVSPPPGVAPTPNSPRGRPVGKETVQSVEEACSGPDRLFKIILVGNSSVGKTSLLRRFCDNCFHSGTCATVGIDYSVKILTVDNSQVALQMWDTAGQERYRSITKQFFRKADGVVVVYDITNEQTFTAVRHWLTSVQEGAGEDIPIMLLGNKTDLDGQREVPLGVAEKLAKDFQLIFYECSAFSSNNVTESMIHMARVLKDQEDREKEKTVSLVDSHAKKKSCC, encoded by the exons atgcaaacacaaacacacacacacatggacggCATGGCATCTTTCTCCAGCACCTGTGGCTCCAAGGTGGACCGGGCATCCCGTCTTAGAGGAGAAGACAGACAGGGGACGCACAGTGACAGCGACTGCAGTGCTGTGCTTGAGAAGACCAGAGAGTTCTTCCAGATTTGTGACATCGAGGGCAAAGGCTTCATTACACGACGGGACATGCAG AGATTAAATGGAGAGCTTCCGCTGTGTGCTGAGGAACTTGAGAACGTCTTTGACACTCTGGACGCAGATGGCAATGGTTATCTGACCCTTGAGGAGTTCTCCTCCGGCTTTA GTGAATTCATGTTTGGTCCAAGTGTGGTGTCAGTAGATCCACATACAGATGAGGAGCCAGTCTTAGCAAAGACTCCAGAAGTGCTCTATGAGAGCCAATGGGAGGAGCGAAACAGCAGGGGAGACGATGACGAGGAGCAACACTTCTGCATGCTAATGGAGAACCTGGGGGCAAGCAACATCTTTGAAGA GCCAAGAGAGGTGCGGAGTCTTTGGGTGCAGCTCAGAAGAGACGAACCTCACCTTCTGTCCAATTTTGAGGAGTTCCTCGCCAGGGTCACTTATCAAATCAAAGAGGCCAACCAGGAGAAGAAAGAGATGGAGACGGCACTTAAAAG GAAAGTGGCGACACATGATGATGAAATCCAGAGGCTGTATGAAGAAATGGAGCAACAGATCAAGAATGAAAAGGAGAGGATACTCTTAGCG GATTCTGAGCGGTTCTTGTCTCGCAGTCAGGACATGGAGCATCAGCTTTCCGCTAAAGAGAAAGAGCTGGAAATGCTTTCTAATAAACAGAAACGG CTGGAGCGTCAGTGTCGAGAGCTGCACAGCGAGCAGCAGGAGACGGCTGTGGAGAACGTCAAACTGAAGAAGTGTAACGAGGACTTGAGCCGTGAGCTGGACAACACCACCCAGGAGCTGAGTCTGGCTCAGGAGCAACTCATGCTGCTGCAGGAAATGTCCTCACGTCTGCACGAGGAGAGAGAGAT ggagaTTTATAGGGTTACAGAAAGCTTGCAAAGAGAGAGGGCAAGTCTTCTCAAGCAGCTTGATTTGTTAAG GGAAATGAACAAACACTTACGAGATGAAAGAGACATGTGCTATCAA AAACCAAATACTTCTGTAGCAAAACTCTCATGGAAACAGAGGCCTGGGTCAATTACTTTGAAGCAGTCTGAGCGGAAGCATTCATTTAAGAG tgatgaggatgaagaggttCTGCCACAATCTAAGTGGAAGAACGTGATTGGCGTAAATGGGCACAGCATGGACCTGGAGGACATGGTAGATGGACGACCTCCTTCAGAACAACAGCTCCGGAAGATCATCTCCATTGAGGAGGACCATCTTCCTCAAGTCCTTCAGCAGGGTTATCAAGCCCATCTCAGAGATTGGAGTAAGGAGTTGGAGGAGGGCATGGACGTCCGGATGAGCAATGTTTACCCCACAACCAGCACTCCGAACCCTGTTTCACCCCCTCCAGGAGTCGCACCCACACCCAACTCTCCCAGAGGACGGCCTGTGGGCAAAGAGACCGTCCAGTCG gtgGAAGAGGCCTGTTCAGGTCCAGATCGTCTCTTTAAGATAATTCTGGTGGGGAATTCTAGTGTGGGAAAAACATCTCTTCTACGTCGCTTCTGTGACAACTGTTTCCACTCTGGTACATGTGCTACTGTAG GTATTGACTACAGTGTGAAGATTCTTACAGTAGACAACAGCCAGGTAGCCTTGCAAATGTGGGACACAGCCGGACAGGAGAG GTATCGGAGCATCACCAAGCAGTTTTTCCGCAAGGCTGATGGCGTGGTAGTGGTGTATGACATCACTAATGAGCAGACTTTCACAGCAGTGAGGCATTGGCTGACCAGCGTGCAG GAGGGAGCAGGTGAGGACATTCCCATCATGCTCCTGGGGAACAAGACCGATCTAGATGGTCAGAGAGAGGTTCCACTGGGAGTGGCAGAGAAATTAGCAAAG GACTTTCAGTTGATTTTCTATGAGTGCAGCGCTTTTTCAAGCAACAATGTGACAGAGTCCATGATTCATATGGCAAG agtTCTGAAAGACCAAGaggacagagaaaaagagaaaaccgtGTCACTAGTAGACAGCCACGCTAAGAAGAAGTCCTGCTGCTAG
- the cracr2aa gene encoding ras and EF-hand domain-containing protein homolog isoform X2, producing the protein MQTQTHTHMDGMASFSSTCGSKVDRASRLRGEDRQGTHSDSDCSAVLEKTREFFQICDIEGKGFITRRDMQRLNGELPLCAEELENVFDTLDADGNGYLTLEEFSSGFSEFMFGPSVVSVDPHTDEEPVLAKTPEVLYESQWEERNSRGDDDEEQHFCMLMENLGASNIFEEPREVRSLWVQLRRDEPHLLSNFEEFLARVTYQIKEANQEKKEMETALKRKVATHDDEIQRLYEEMEQQIKNEKERILLADSERFLSRSQDMEHQLSAKEKELEMLSNKQKRLERQCRELHSEQQETAVENVKLKKCNEDLSRELDNTTQELSLAQEQLMLLQEMSSRLHEEREMEIYRVTESLQRERASLLKQLDLLREMNKHLRDERDMCYQKPNTSVAKLSWKQRPGSITLKQSERKHSFKSDEDEEVLPQSKWKNVIGVNGHSMDLEDMVDGRPPSEQQLRKIISIEEDHLPQVLQQGYQAHLRDWSKELEEGMDVRMSNVYPTTSTPNPVSPPPGVAPTPNSPRGRPVGKETVQSVEEACSGPDRLFKIILVGNSSVGKTSLLRRFCDNCFHSGTCATVGIDYSVKILTVDNSQVALQMWDTAGQERYRSITKQFFRKADGVVVVYDITNEQTFTAVRHWLTSVQEGAGEDIPIMLLGNKTDLDGQREVPLGVAEKLAKDFQLIFYECSAFSSNNVTESMIHMASGLQS; encoded by the exons atgcaaacacaaacacacacacacatggacggCATGGCATCTTTCTCCAGCACCTGTGGCTCCAAGGTGGACCGGGCATCCCGTCTTAGAGGAGAAGACAGACAGGGGACGCACAGTGACAGCGACTGCAGTGCTGTGCTTGAGAAGACCAGAGAGTTCTTCCAGATTTGTGACATCGAGGGCAAAGGCTTCATTACACGACGGGACATGCAG AGATTAAATGGAGAGCTTCCGCTGTGTGCTGAGGAACTTGAGAACGTCTTTGACACTCTGGACGCAGATGGCAATGGTTATCTGACCCTTGAGGAGTTCTCCTCCGGCTTTA GTGAATTCATGTTTGGTCCAAGTGTGGTGTCAGTAGATCCACATACAGATGAGGAGCCAGTCTTAGCAAAGACTCCAGAAGTGCTCTATGAGAGCCAATGGGAGGAGCGAAACAGCAGGGGAGACGATGACGAGGAGCAACACTTCTGCATGCTAATGGAGAACCTGGGGGCAAGCAACATCTTTGAAGA GCCAAGAGAGGTGCGGAGTCTTTGGGTGCAGCTCAGAAGAGACGAACCTCACCTTCTGTCCAATTTTGAGGAGTTCCTCGCCAGGGTCACTTATCAAATCAAAGAGGCCAACCAGGAGAAGAAAGAGATGGAGACGGCACTTAAAAG GAAAGTGGCGACACATGATGATGAAATCCAGAGGCTGTATGAAGAAATGGAGCAACAGATCAAGAATGAAAAGGAGAGGATACTCTTAGCG GATTCTGAGCGGTTCTTGTCTCGCAGTCAGGACATGGAGCATCAGCTTTCCGCTAAAGAGAAAGAGCTGGAAATGCTTTCTAATAAACAGAAACGG CTGGAGCGTCAGTGTCGAGAGCTGCACAGCGAGCAGCAGGAGACGGCTGTGGAGAACGTCAAACTGAAGAAGTGTAACGAGGACTTGAGCCGTGAGCTGGACAACACCACCCAGGAGCTGAGTCTGGCTCAGGAGCAACTCATGCTGCTGCAGGAAATGTCCTCACGTCTGCACGAGGAGAGAGAGAT ggagaTTTATAGGGTTACAGAAAGCTTGCAAAGAGAGAGGGCAAGTCTTCTCAAGCAGCTTGATTTGTTAAG GGAAATGAACAAACACTTACGAGATGAAAGAGACATGTGCTATCAA AAACCAAATACTTCTGTAGCAAAACTCTCATGGAAACAGAGGCCTGGGTCAATTACTTTGAAGCAGTCTGAGCGGAAGCATTCATTTAAGAG tgatgaggatgaagaggttCTGCCACAATCTAAGTGGAAGAACGTGATTGGCGTAAATGGGCACAGCATGGACCTGGAGGACATGGTAGATGGACGACCTCCTTCAGAACAACAGCTCCGGAAGATCATCTCCATTGAGGAGGACCATCTTCCTCAAGTCCTTCAGCAGGGTTATCAAGCCCATCTCAGAGATTGGAGTAAGGAGTTGGAGGAGGGCATGGACGTCCGGATGAGCAATGTTTACCCCACAACCAGCACTCCGAACCCTGTTTCACCCCCTCCAGGAGTCGCACCCACACCCAACTCTCCCAGAGGACGGCCTGTGGGCAAAGAGACCGTCCAGTCG gtgGAAGAGGCCTGTTCAGGTCCAGATCGTCTCTTTAAGATAATTCTGGTGGGGAATTCTAGTGTGGGAAAAACATCTCTTCTACGTCGCTTCTGTGACAACTGTTTCCACTCTGGTACATGTGCTACTGTAG GTATTGACTACAGTGTGAAGATTCTTACAGTAGACAACAGCCAGGTAGCCTTGCAAATGTGGGACACAGCCGGACAGGAGAG GTATCGGAGCATCACCAAGCAGTTTTTCCGCAAGGCTGATGGCGTGGTAGTGGTGTATGACATCACTAATGAGCAGACTTTCACAGCAGTGAGGCATTGGCTGACCAGCGTGCAG GAGGGAGCAGGTGAGGACATTCCCATCATGCTCCTGGGGAACAAGACCGATCTAGATGGTCAGAGAGAGGTTCCACTGGGAGTGGCAGAGAAATTAGCAAAG GACTTTCAGTTGATTTTCTATGAGTGCAGCGCTTTTTCAAGCAACAATGTGACAGAGTCCATGATTCATATGGCAAG